The Deltaproteobacteria bacterium RBG_16_64_85 genomic interval CGATGCCGTGGCGGAGCGTCAAGAGCCAATCCGGCTAACCAAGCCTCTGTTTGAGCAGCTCCTGCACCGCGCGCGGAACGGCCTTGCCGCCCGTGGCTTTTATCACCTGTCCCATGAAAAGACCCAGCAGGCTGGTCTTCCCGGTGCGATACGCTTCCACCTTGTCCGGCAGCCTGGCCAGGACCGCGTCGACCGCTGCCGCCAATTCGGCGGCGGATAACGCCTGATCAAAACCAAGCCGCGCGACGATCTCTCGTGGCTTTCCGCCCCTGGTCAACATCTCCCCGAAGATGGTTTTTGCCGCCGGGTTCGTGATGGCCTGCCGATCGACCAGTTGGATCAGTTCCGCCAGCTCCGAAGCGGTAAACGGCAACTCGTCGATGCGGAGTCCCTTGAGCTCCCGCAGGACGTCGTTGGCCATCCAGTTGGCGACGGCCCTGGCGTTGGGGTAGGCCGCAACGGCCGCGTCGAAGAAATCGGCGACTGCCGATTCGCCCGTCAGCACATCGGCCAGCTCCGGGGTCAACCCAAGGACTTTGATGTAGTCGTCGTAACGGCGGGAGAGGGAAGCATTTGCGGCACGCGCACGCGAGCGCTCGTCCGAAATCGTGCCTGCGGCAACCGCGGGGGTGTCTTTCGCCTTCTCCGCCCGGCGGGCGGGCTTTGTGCCGCTCGTGATCCCACGGGGGGTATCGATGCCCTTGTCACTCTTGTAGGTGTCCCGCAGTTCGATGATGCGGTTGAACACGGGAGCGCCTGGTCTCGAGTCGACGGCATCGGCGATAAAGTAGCCGTGGCGCACGAACTGGAAGCGTTCGCCGGGCGGCGTGTCCGCCAGGCCGGGCTCGAGGAGGCAACCGCGTAAAATTTCCACCGAATCCGGATTCAGATAATCCTTGAAGGTCTTTCCATCCTCCGCCTCCTCGGGGTTGGCGACGGTGAACAACCGGTTATACAGGCGGATCTCGGCCGGCACGGCGTGCGCTGCCGACGCCCACTGGATGGCCGCGCTTTTCCTGCGCTTCGCTCCGGCCGCCTTGCCCAGCGAACCCGGATCGTATGTGCAGTGAAGTTCGATGACGTTCCCCGTGGCCGGGTCCTTGACGATCTCCTCGCACCGGATAAGGTATGCGCTCAACAGGCGCACCTCCCCCCCCGGCCGCAGCCGCATCCAATCGGCTGGAGGGTTCTCGCTGAAGTCGGTTCTTTCGATAAAAATCTCGCGGGTCAGCGGGAGACGGCGGGAGCCTTCCCGATCGATATCATGCGGCCAGTAGGGAGCTTCCAGCCACTCGACATTTCCCGCCGGGTAATTGGTGATCGTCACTTTCAGGGGCCGCAATACGGCCAAGACGCGCGGAGTGCGCGGGTTTAGGTCGTCGCGGATCGCGTCTTCGAACAGTTCCATGCTCACGCGGCTGTTGGCCTTGTCGACGCCGATGCGCGCCGCAAAAAGGCGGATGCCTTCCGGTGTGTAGCCCCGCCGTCGCATACCGGCGATCGTCGGCATGCGCGGGTCGTCCCAGCCGGAGACCAGGCCCTCTTCCACGAGCTGGAGCAACTTGCGCTTGCTCATGACCGTAAAGTCGAGGTTGAGCCGCGCGAATTCGTACTGGCGAGGCCGCGGTTCAGGGAACAGGTTGCCGACCAGCCATTCGTAGATCGCACGGTTGTTTTCGAACTCCAGCGTGCAGATCGAATGCGTGATGTTCTCGACGGCGTCCGACAGGGGGTGAGCGAAATCGTACATCGGATAGATGCACCAGGCTTCGCCTCTCCGGTAGTGCGACGCATGGCGGATCCGGTAGAGCAGCGGGTCGCGCATCTTCATGTTCCTGGCCGCCATGTCGATCTTGGCGCGAAGGACGTGCGCTCCGTCCGGAAACTCGCCTGCGCGCATGCGGGTAAAGAGGTCCAGGTTCTCCTCCACGGAACGGCTGCGCCAAGGGCTTTCGCGGCCCGGTTCGGTAATGGTGCCGCGGTAGCGGCGGATCTCCTCTTCGCTCTGGCTGTCCACGTAGGCATTGCCGTCCCGGATCAGCCGGATCGCAAACTCGTAGAGCTGCTCGTAGTAATCCGAAGCGAAAAAAAGCTTGTCCTGCCAGTCGAAGCCCAGCCAGCGCACGTCGCGCAGAATCGACTCGACGTACGACATGTCCTCGGTTTCCGGGTTCGTGTCGTCGAACCGCATGTGGCAGACGCCGCCGAACTCCCGCGCGATGCC includes:
- a CDS encoding glutamine--tRNA ligase (catalyzes a two-step reaction, first charging a glutamine molecule by linking its carboxyl group to the alpha-phosphate of ATP, followed by transfer of the aminoacyl-adenylate to its tRNA; in Deinococcus the extra C-terminal extension of YqeY domain enhances affinity for tRNA-Gln) is translated as MPNSTSNPQGHEGRENLDFLREIVKRDTLSGLYHGRVVTRFPPEPNGYLHIGHAKSICLNFGIAREFGGVCHMRFDDTNPETEDMSYVESILRDVRWLGFDWQDKLFFASDYYEQLYEFAIRLIRDGNAYVDSQSEEEIRRYRGTITEPGRESPWRSRSVEENLDLFTRMRAGEFPDGAHVLRAKIDMAARNMKMRDPLLYRIRHASHYRRGEAWCIYPMYDFAHPLSDAVENITHSICTLEFENNRAIYEWLVGNLFPEPRPRQYEFARLNLDFTVMSKRKLLQLVEEGLVSGWDDPRMPTIAGMRRRGYTPEGIRLFAARIGVDKANSRVSMELFEDAIRDDLNPRTPRVLAVLRPLKVTITNYPAGNVEWLEAPYWPHDIDREGSRRLPLTREIFIERTDFSENPPADWMRLRPGGEVRLLSAYLIRCEEIVKDPATGNVIELHCTYDPGSLGKAAGAKRRKSAAIQWASAAHAVPAEIRLYNRLFTVANPEEAEDGKTFKDYLNPDSVEILRGCLLEPGLADTPPGERFQFVRHGYFIADAVDSRPGAPVFNRIIELRDTYKSDKGIDTPRGITSGTKPARRAEKAKDTPAVAAGTISDERSRARAANASLSRRYDDYIKVLGLTPELADVLTGESAVADFFDAAVAAYPNARAVANWMANDVLRELKGLRIDELPFTASELAELIQLVDRQAITNPAAKTIFGEMLTRGGKPREIVARLGFDQALSAAELAAAVDAVLARLPDKVEAYRTGKTSLLGLFMGQVIKATGGKAVPRAVQELLKQRLG